The proteins below come from a single Ailuropoda melanoleuca isolate Jingjing chromosome 1, ASM200744v2, whole genome shotgun sequence genomic window:
- the SMIM34A gene encoding small integral membrane protein 34A, translating into MELTQWTPQGALNQTQADTGLGYLLRDHMEGRSGINSTRALKLSDGTSAAWYILTIIGIYGVVFLFRLASNILRKNDKSLEDMYYSNLTSELKKKGLQSKVAKCSALTISNTAVLQPNQASLGPKYKNSECQTEIQGIP; encoded by the exons ATGGAAC tgACCCAGTGGACTCCTCAGGGAGCCCTCAACCAGACCCAGGCCGACACTGGCCTCGGCTACCTGCTGAGGGACCACATGGAGGGGAGGAGTGGCATCAACTCCACCAGGGCCCTGAAACTTTCAGATGGGACCAGTGCTGCCTGGTACATCCTCACCATCATTGGCATCTATGGAGTGGTCTTCCTCTTCCGATTGGCCAGCAACATCCTCAGAAAGAATGATAAATCCTTGGAAGATATGTACTACTCCAATTTGACCTCCGAACTCAAAAAGAAAGGTCTCCAAAGCAAGGTGGCCAAATGCTCTGCACTGACCATTAGCAACACAGCTGTCCTGCAGCCCAACCAGGCCAGCCTGGggccaaaatataaaaacagtgaGTGCCAAACTGAAATCCAAGGGATCCCTTGA